From a single Haladaptatus caseinilyticus genomic region:
- a CDS encoding hydantoinase B/oxoprolinase family protein has translation MSQKPDQKKNIDTVTFEVLRSAYEHTADRMSTVLQRTSFSPIIYDMVDFSNAIFTPDVNLVGQTANCPVHLAAMHFSAEASLDEFGKDELGADDIVLLNDPYNGGTHINDVTWTQPIYDESDELLGFGVSRGHWTDLGGGGPGGQSWGTHLAEEGLRIPPTKIVEDGEINEALLGVLKSNTRVPQYIEGDVQAHRAALTAAKDELHRLERKYGAGTVRQGMHDVLDYTEERTREAIRKIPDGEYSAQDYGDCDGITKDSIYLDVTLIVDDDEITVDFEGTDDAVPGSVNSPKANTYSAVYYALKFFTDPEAPANAGMYRPIDIELPDGSWVNPNWPRPVIGCTTFAASKICAVIWQALADAIPDKIVAPTYSECNWFTVQQEDPETDAGYVWSDLPPGGWGGTPTGDGMETTADPLGNCMDLPVERAELLFPVTVEEREFITDSGGDGEHRGGLGLRETFRFHGYAELSVETSRTKEGSPGVNDGHSGGLGRLIKNHGMDDEEVIGGWKKDGDEWEMCLIGSEPFQPGESFTIETQGGGGWGDPTDRDPDAVREDVHNGMVSPETAADVYDVNVESE, from the coding sequence ATGTCCCAAAAACCAGATCAGAAAAAGAATATCGATACAGTAACGTTCGAAGTCCTACGAAGTGCGTACGAACATACGGCTGACCGAATGAGTACGGTACTACAACGAACATCGTTCTCACCGATCATCTATGATATGGTGGACTTTTCGAACGCAATCTTCACACCAGATGTGAATCTCGTTGGACAAACAGCGAACTGTCCAGTCCACCTTGCCGCGATGCATTTCAGTGCAGAAGCCTCCCTCGACGAATTCGGCAAAGACGAACTCGGTGCAGATGATATCGTCTTGCTTAACGATCCGTACAATGGAGGGACGCATATCAACGACGTTACTTGGACACAACCCATCTACGATGAGTCAGACGAGCTCTTGGGCTTTGGCGTCAGTCGTGGACACTGGACGGACCTCGGTGGTGGAGGTCCAGGAGGACAGTCGTGGGGGACCCACCTCGCGGAGGAGGGACTTCGAATCCCACCCACGAAGATCGTCGAAGATGGAGAGATAAACGAAGCACTTCTTGGCGTGTTGAAAAGTAATACCCGTGTTCCACAGTACATCGAAGGAGACGTACAAGCCCATCGTGCTGCGCTGACAGCCGCCAAAGATGAACTGCACCGGCTCGAACGGAAGTACGGTGCTGGCACGGTACGACAGGGAATGCATGATGTATTGGATTACACTGAAGAGCGAACACGAGAAGCGATCCGCAAGATTCCAGACGGCGAATACAGCGCCCAGGACTACGGTGACTGTGACGGAATCACGAAGGATTCGATCTATCTCGATGTGACACTCATCGTAGACGATGATGAGATTACGGTGGACTTCGAAGGAACCGACGATGCAGTGCCCGGATCCGTGAATTCACCGAAAGCAAATACATATTCGGCGGTCTACTATGCACTGAAATTTTTCACTGACCCCGAAGCACCAGCCAATGCAGGAATGTATCGACCGATCGATATCGAACTACCCGACGGTTCGTGGGTGAATCCCAATTGGCCACGGCCCGTGATCGGATGTACAACGTTCGCTGCCTCGAAGATCTGTGCCGTAATTTGGCAAGCACTCGCGGATGCCATCCCGGACAAAATCGTTGCCCCGACCTACTCTGAGTGTAACTGGTTTACTGTCCAGCAAGAAGACCCGGAAACCGACGCTGGATACGTATGGTCAGATCTTCCACCCGGAGGATGGGGTGGTACACCCACTGGAGATGGGATGGAGACGACTGCAGACCCACTTGGAAACTGCATGGACTTGCCTGTGGAACGTGCAGAGCTGCTCTTCCCAGTAACTGTGGAGGAACGCGAGTTCATTACTGACTCTGGTGGTGACGGTGAACATCGTGGTGGACTAGGTCTGCGCGAAACGTTCCGCTTCCACGGGTATGCCGAACTGAGTGTGGAAACAAGTCGAACTAAAGAAGGCAGTCCCGGCGTCAACGACGGCCATTCTGGTGGTCTTGGACGGCTCATCAAAAACCATGGTATGGACGACGAAGAGGTGATTGGCGGCTGGAAAAAGGACGGCGACGAATGGGAAATGTGTCTGATCGGGAGCGAACCGTTCCAGCCAGGAGAATCGTTTACCATCGAGACCCAAGGCGGTGGCGGATGGGGCGATCCGACCGACCGAGATCCAGATGCAGTCCGCGAAGACGTGCATAATGGCATGGTTAGCCCAGAGACTGCGGCTGACGTGTACGATGTAAACGTGGAATCGGAGTAG
- a CDS encoding hydantoinase/oxoprolinase family protein — MSTIAVDVGGTHTDLYGWLSDEQKAVHGKVPTTSDDPTVGVMNALGSVDVDLSKVDTFMHGSTIATNAVIEGEYAVTPLITTKGFRDLIEIGRYHREELYNPYQSKPNPLTDRSHRYTITERIDDSGEVTEPLDEQAVRDLADELQRNGVESVAVGFVNSYANPEHEQRVKEILTETVDDLYVALSSELSRKLGSIARFNSTIMNAALEPIMADYLDDLNGKLVDDGFSGSFYVIRSDGGVAGTAQTKRRAESTILSGPAAGVRGSQAIGETVGQSDIIGMDIGGTSTDVSLVEDGEPLVTTEYEVKFDIPLVKPMLDVTTIGSGGGSIAWIDDGGSLRVGPQSAGADPGPVCYDMGGTDPTITDAHLILGRLDPETYLGGTRTLDEEAAHDSIAELAEKLDMDVLEAAEGILEIANENMAAAVRETTIERGQDPRDYSLVGFGGCGPMHAGEVARSLDVSSVIIPSASGVLSAVGGTVMDIRYNDDKTFYTPVEAVDPSELEAEFQDLEQEILARFSEGGATPEEISFERTAEMRYVGQTYEVDVPVTDESLDAGTIEQLIETFHEQHEQEYGISSDQFPVTFVNLRVAGSRQTVDHGFRNAEMSGGHDDGSGTRDVYFNSEWQETSIYYRGDLEPGMNLDGPAIVEDDHSTITLNPGMNASVDKHENIIIRSSN, encoded by the coding sequence ATGTCCACAATAGCCGTGGATGTCGGTGGCACACATACCGACCTATATGGATGGCTGAGTGATGAACAGAAAGCGGTTCACGGGAAAGTCCCGACAACATCCGATGATCCGACTGTCGGAGTGATGAATGCGCTTGGAAGTGTAGACGTAGACCTATCGAAAGTTGATACGTTCATGCATGGAAGTACAATCGCGACGAACGCCGTAATCGAGGGAGAATACGCAGTAACTCCATTAATTACAACGAAGGGATTCCGAGACCTCATTGAGATTGGGCGTTATCATCGTGAGGAACTGTACAATCCGTATCAATCGAAACCAAATCCCCTCACTGATCGCAGCCATCGATACACAATCACAGAGCGTATTGATGACTCCGGGGAGGTGACGGAACCACTCGATGAGCAGGCTGTACGCGACCTCGCTGATGAACTCCAACGCAATGGTGTAGAAAGTGTTGCTGTTGGTTTTGTTAATTCATACGCGAACCCGGAACACGAACAGCGTGTGAAAGAAATTCTCACGGAAACTGTTGATGATCTCTACGTGGCACTTTCATCAGAGCTGAGTCGAAAACTTGGGTCAATTGCCCGGTTCAACAGCACGATCATGAACGCTGCCCTTGAGCCGATAATGGCAGATTATTTAGATGATCTGAACGGGAAGCTTGTTGATGACGGGTTTAGTGGTTCATTTTACGTTATTCGTTCCGACGGTGGCGTTGCTGGAACAGCACAAACGAAACGAAGGGCTGAATCGACAATTCTCTCTGGACCAGCAGCTGGTGTCAGAGGCAGTCAAGCTATTGGAGAGACGGTTGGCCAATCGGATATCATCGGGATGGATATCGGTGGAACCTCGACAGACGTCTCCCTGGTCGAAGACGGAGAGCCACTAGTCACGACAGAATACGAGGTCAAGTTCGACATTCCCCTGGTAAAGCCGATGCTTGATGTGACCACCATCGGATCTGGTGGGGGCAGCATTGCATGGATCGACGATGGTGGATCGCTCCGTGTCGGTCCACAGAGTGCTGGTGCCGATCCAGGGCCGGTTTGCTATGATATGGGCGGTACCGATCCCACGATTACCGATGCACATCTTATTCTCGGGCGCTTAGACCCCGAAACGTACTTGGGAGGGACACGAACACTCGACGAAGAAGCAGCCCACGACTCGATCGCAGAACTTGCTGAAAAGTTGGATATGGACGTTCTCGAAGCTGCAGAAGGCATCCTCGAAATCGCAAACGAAAACATGGCCGCAGCAGTTCGTGAGACGACAATCGAACGTGGACAAGATCCCCGCGATTACTCGCTCGTTGGATTCGGTGGCTGTGGACCGATGCACGCTGGAGAGGTTGCAAGGAGTCTCGACGTTTCGTCAGTCATTATTCCGAGTGCTTCTGGTGTCCTTTCGGCGGTTGGAGGAACGGTAATGGACATCCGGTACAACGATGATAAGACGTTCTATACGCCAGTAGAGGCAGTTGATCCGTCTGAGTTGGAAGCCGAATTTCAGGATCTTGAACAAGAAATTCTAGCCAGATTCAGCGAAGGAGGGGCCACGCCAGAAGAGATTTCATTCGAACGGACTGCAGAGATGCGGTACGTCGGCCAAACCTACGAAGTCGACGTTCCCGTTACCGACGAATCACTCGATGCCGGAACTATTGAACAACTCATTGAAACTTTCCACGAACAACACGAGCAAGAGTATGGAATCTCTTCTGACCAATTCCCAGTCACATTTGTGAACTTGCGTGTGGCAGGAAGTAGACAGACGGTCGATCATGGATTCCGAAATGCAGAGATGAGTGGAGGCCACGATGATGGTTCCGGAACACGAGATGTATATTTCAATAGCGAGTGGCAAGAGACTTCGATTTATTACCGAGGAGATCTCGAGCCCGGCATGAATCTCGACGGTCCTGCCATCGTCGAGGATGACCATTCAACGATCACTCTAAACCCAGGTATGAACGCATCGGTCGACAAGCACGAGAACATCATCATTAGGTCAAGTAACTAA
- a CDS encoding IclR family transcriptional regulator, with protein sequence MSKFNTSRTVKTADTVFEIVTALQELDGSTITELADYLDLAKSTVHTYLATLEQKEYVVKDGKTYDLSLKFLDHGTYSKQKNKLTSVAHPILKRTAEETGEVVWLIVEEHGRAVYLDRAKGDRAVQTNGRRGLRTSLHFVAAGKCILANLDEEEVHQILDRHGLPEQTDNTITERRALLNELQEVRDQGYAYNAGEEVKGVHAVGAPIKQDGTVYGGVSIAGPSARFQDEDYDQKMRKAIVETANTIELHLEY encoded by the coding sequence ATGTCAAAGTTTAACACTAGCCGAACGGTAAAAACGGCTGATACGGTCTTTGAAATCGTAACAGCACTCCAAGAACTTGATGGAAGCACGATTACTGAGTTAGCAGACTATCTCGACTTAGCGAAAAGTACGGTCCATACGTATCTTGCCACATTAGAACAGAAAGAATACGTGGTCAAAGACGGGAAAACGTACGACTTGAGTTTGAAATTTCTTGACCACGGGACGTATTCGAAGCAGAAAAATAAGCTAACATCGGTTGCCCATCCGATCCTGAAACGAACAGCAGAAGAGACGGGAGAGGTGGTATGGCTCATCGTCGAGGAACACGGACGAGCAGTATACTTAGATCGTGCAAAAGGTGACCGGGCAGTCCAGACAAATGGCAGACGTGGCCTTCGTACGTCTCTCCACTTTGTTGCAGCAGGAAAGTGTATCTTGGCAAATTTGGACGAGGAAGAAGTACATCAGATACTTGACCGTCACGGACTGCCAGAACAAACAGATAATACGATAACGGAACGGAGAGCTCTCTTAAACGAATTACAAGAGGTGCGTGACCAGGGGTATGCATATAATGCCGGTGAGGAGGTTAAAGGGGTTCACGCCGTTGGAGCGCCAATAAAACAAGACGGGACTGTCTATGGAGGTGTGAGTATCGCCGGGCCATCAGCACGATTTCAAGATGAGGACTACGACCAAAAAATGAGAAAGGCAATTGTGGAAACGGCAAACACAATTGAACTCCACCTCGAGTATTGA
- a CDS encoding pyridoxamine 5'-phosphate oxidase family protein: MTDNPPKNVTDSIRYQGKAIDDPAWIPEFLADQETGVLGLIDDNTPHLVTQLFVYNRDEGVIYLHGAQAGRAHNLVESGDQPRASFTTSEKGRYIPADEPVNFTVEYSSVVAYGTIDLLADRENKRAVLEQFMEKFAPQLAEGEDYERIAQESIDRTAVYRLDVESWSGKEGWKDPDHPGAYRLDSPR; this comes from the coding sequence ATGACTGACAACCCACCCAAGAACGTCACTGATTCTATCCGTTATCAAGGAAAGGCTATCGATGATCCAGCATGGATTCCTGAATTTCTCGCTGACCAAGAAACGGGCGTGCTCGGTCTCATCGATGACAACACTCCACATCTTGTGACACAACTCTTCGTATACAATCGAGATGAGGGTGTGATTTACCTCCACGGTGCTCAGGCGGGACGTGCTCACAATCTTGTTGAGAGCGGCGACCAGCCGCGCGCTTCCTTCACGACAAGTGAAAAAGGGCGGTATATCCCGGCTGACGAACCGGTGAACTTCACCGTCGAGTACTCAAGTGTGGTCGCTTATGGAACGATTGATTTGCTCGCTGATAGAGAAAATAAACGAGCGGTTCTTGAGCAATTCATGGAGAAATTTGCACCCCAGCTGGCTGAAGGCGAGGACTATGAGCGAATTGCACAGGAGTCAATCGATCGGACGGCCGTCTACCGTCTCGACGTCGAATCATGGAGTGGGAAAGAAGGGTGGAAAGATCCCGATCATCCTGGTGCGTACAGGCTTGACTCTCCCCGGTAA
- a CDS encoding DUF1931 domain-containing protein, which yields MGDLVVKAAVKEQLEGQNVASDFYDALDEEVASVLDNAAQRAEENDRKTVQARDL from the coding sequence ATGGGTGATTTGGTTGTCAAAGCGGCAGTGAAAGAACAGCTTGAAGGACAAAATGTGGCGAGTGACTTCTACGATGCACTCGATGAAGAAGTCGCTTCAGTCCTCGATAACGCTGCTCAACGAGCCGAAGAAAACGATCGCAAAACCGTCCAAGCGCGCGATTTGTAG
- a CDS encoding ABC transporter substrate-binding protein translates to MIPNATERVGRRSFLKLAGASGLTATAGCIGLGGSGGSNEIVFGQPAAQTGQWDFLQPGVSQATDVALQGINDAGGPLDSKLKIVRRDTAVNPQEARSVVTQLVENDDAVALLGLFSSEINPLFNFLQEQQTPIVTPWPGSNFLDTRGGDKGTPENIDDDGWVWRTVISDTVHTAGAAKRALEQNHDKIGIINGNSEGARSWADGFKTAYENGGGTVTKQVEVSQGGSSYQSALDRLFGSDFSAFAVSIPLEDAITLLSDWADGGYGKQPILSDPLSQNDLAKQVGNDLNGAWAASPGQSGPSYDTFQNAYKEADGDAEINAWTAPAWDAIQATALATERAGEASAEAIEKNLGAVTRGNGTEVSTFAEGKKALGNDKEIVYRGAATSMTFTDFGNVFGSVTINAAKNGKFTQQEVIPAKELREFVSEDEY, encoded by the coding sequence ATGATACCAAATGCCACGGAACGGGTGGGTCGCAGGTCGTTTCTTAAACTCGCTGGTGCGAGTGGCCTTACTGCTACAGCAGGTTGCATTGGGCTTGGAGGAAGCGGAGGATCAAATGAAATTGTCTTCGGCCAACCTGCAGCACAGACTGGTCAGTGGGACTTTCTTCAACCCGGTGTTTCGCAAGCGACTGATGTAGCACTTCAAGGCATCAATGACGCTGGAGGCCCTTTAGATTCAAAACTGAAGATAGTTAGACGTGATACTGCTGTCAACCCACAGGAAGCCCGATCAGTCGTTACCCAACTTGTTGAAAACGACGACGCAGTAGCACTGCTTGGACTGTTTTCTAGTGAAATTAATCCGCTGTTCAACTTTCTGCAAGAACAACAAACGCCGATTGTGACTCCCTGGCCGGGCTCAAACTTCCTTGATACTCGCGGCGGTGACAAAGGAACTCCGGAGAATATCGATGATGACGGTTGGGTCTGGCGAACAGTGATAAGTGACACTGTTCACACTGCTGGCGCTGCAAAACGTGCCCTTGAGCAAAACCACGACAAAATCGGAATTATAAACGGTAACTCAGAGGGGGCACGAAGCTGGGCTGATGGATTTAAGACCGCATATGAAAACGGTGGCGGTACCGTTACTAAGCAGGTCGAAGTTAGCCAAGGGGGATCGAGCTACCAGTCCGCACTCGACCGCTTATTCGGAAGCGATTTCAGTGCCTTCGCAGTGAGCATTCCCCTGGAAGATGCTATCACGCTATTGTCTGATTGGGCAGACGGCGGCTACGGTAAGCAGCCAATCCTTTCAGATCCACTTTCACAGAATGACCTTGCTAAGCAGGTTGGAAACGATCTCAATGGGGCGTGGGCAGCTAGCCCAGGCCAGTCCGGCCCGAGCTACGATACCTTCCAAAACGCATACAAAGAAGCCGACGGTGACGCTGAAATCAACGCGTGGACAGCTCCGGCTTGGGACGCAATTCAGGCGACCGCACTAGCCACTGAACGTGCTGGTGAAGCGAGTGCGGAAGCCATTGAGAAAAATCTTGGAGCGGTCACTCGAGGGAACGGCACTGAAGTCAGCACATTTGCTGAAGGGAAGAAAGCGTTAGGGAATGACAAGGAGATTGTTTACCGTGGTGCTGCAACTTCTATGACCTTCACCGACTTCGGAAATGTATTTGGATCGGTGACTATCAACGCCGCAAAGAATGGCAAATTCACCCAACAAGAAGTCATTCCAGCGAAAGAACTCCGCGAGTTCGTCAGCGAAGACGAGTACTGA
- a CDS encoding branched-chain amino acid ABC transporter permease, with protein sequence MGLAQNIVFGLVTGSYIAIAAIGFTLIYGIVNMINFAYGEYLTIGAFVGVVTAGMLPLPLPIAVLIAMLAGGLASLILARVLFTPINNTGPVPMLLTSIGLGLVLRNAIRLTAGRSSRYFNTQTATFRFENLPDFSIGSVNLLGELFVTSQQLVVIGSAVIVFLTLHTLLTRTDIGIAMRAMSDDENLARIRGIDTQMIRDSVWILAGVLAGLAGVLIGIQTNVSAGTGFNHILQILAAAILGGAGSPYGAIAGSYIIGIVLALSVAFLPSGMTGISSAVAFLLLIIVLLIKPSGIAGQEVREA encoded by the coding sequence ATGGGGCTCGCACAAAATATTGTCTTTGGACTGGTAACCGGTTCGTATATCGCCATCGCAGCGATCGGATTCACCCTGATATACGGCATTGTAAATATGATAAACTTTGCATACGGCGAATACCTCACTATCGGAGCGTTCGTCGGTGTCGTTACTGCCGGCATGCTTCCCCTCCCTCTGCCGATCGCAGTACTCATCGCAATGCTTGCTGGCGGTCTCGCCAGCCTCATTCTCGCTCGAGTATTATTCACTCCTATTAACAACACTGGTCCTGTCCCGATGTTGCTAACGTCTATTGGTTTGGGACTAGTATTGCGAAACGCCATCCGTCTGACTGCCGGTCGGAGTAGTCGCTATTTCAACACCCAGACAGCGACATTTCGGTTTGAGAACTTGCCGGATTTCTCGATCGGATCGGTGAATCTTCTCGGAGAGCTGTTTGTTACATCCCAACAACTCGTGGTTATCGGAAGCGCCGTTATCGTCTTTCTCACGCTGCACACGCTGTTAACCCGAACTGACATCGGAATCGCAATGCGTGCAATGAGTGATGATGAGAACTTAGCCCGCATCCGCGGTATTGACACGCAAATGATCCGCGATAGTGTCTGGATACTTGCTGGAGTGCTTGCGGGGCTAGCAGGGGTGCTTATTGGTATCCAAACGAATGTCAGCGCTGGAACTGGCTTCAACCATATCCTTCAGATATTGGCTGCTGCTATCCTTGGTGGTGCCGGAAGCCCATACGGTGCTATTGCAGGCTCGTATATCATCGGCATCGTGTTGGCGCTGTCGGTCGCGTTTCTTCCCTCGGGAATGACTGGCATCTCGTCGGCCGTTGCATTCCTGCTCCTCATTATCGTCTTGCTCATCAAACCAAGTGGTATTGCCGGCCAGGAGGTGCGGGAAGCGTGA
- a CDS encoding branched-chain amino acid ABC transporter permease translates to MSLVDRLPHDDSGRAFFIGGVCILIALLFALTPLRTTLPDGFNVFFEVGILFTIYAMLVLGLNLQYGYTGLVNFGHVVFFAVGAYSVAMLSAQDTFAGIGLGYPWPVALIVGIVVAALLGTIVGATSLRLRDDFLAIATLATAEIFHTLFVNFRHIFGGNVGILGVPQPVKDIASGTDTTLLATILLSGGITILTFAIITRLTDAPYGRVLRAIRADELVTRSVGKPTFTYKMQAFVYGAALAGLAGGLFALYNGAVAPGYFTIQVTVTVWIGMLLGGAANNRAVLGGLAVIMGLRLLSRFALDVAPVSADAFASIRLILIGVILILVIRYRPAGIWGDAKELGVDS, encoded by the coding sequence GTGAGCCTCGTCGATCGGCTCCCACATGATGACTCAGGTCGGGCATTCTTCATCGGAGGTGTCTGTATTCTTATAGCGTTGCTGTTCGCGCTCACACCGCTACGTACGACGCTTCCTGACGGATTTAATGTCTTTTTCGAAGTCGGAATTCTGTTCACGATATATGCCATGTTGGTTCTGGGACTGAATCTCCAATACGGCTACACCGGTCTCGTCAACTTCGGTCACGTGGTCTTTTTCGCGGTCGGTGCATACTCAGTAGCGATGCTGTCGGCCCAGGATACCTTCGCTGGGATTGGATTAGGCTACCCGTGGCCCGTGGCACTGATTGTTGGGATAGTCGTCGCGGCACTGCTCGGTACGATCGTTGGTGCTACATCTCTTCGTCTGCGTGATGACTTTCTGGCTATCGCTACCCTTGCCACTGCCGAGATATTCCACACGTTGTTTGTCAACTTCCGACACATATTCGGAGGAAACGTCGGCATTCTGGGTGTGCCACAACCAGTGAAAGATATCGCTAGCGGCACTGATACCACATTACTCGCAACCATACTGCTTTCCGGTGGTATTACAATATTGACATTTGCAATCATTACACGGTTGACCGACGCACCGTATGGCCGGGTGTTGCGAGCTATTCGCGCAGACGAGTTGGTTACACGGTCGGTCGGAAAGCCGACGTTCACCTATAAGATGCAAGCGTTTGTCTATGGTGCCGCACTTGCTGGCCTTGCTGGCGGCCTGTTTGCGCTTTACAACGGTGCGGTTGCTCCAGGTTACTTTACCATTCAGGTCACTGTGACCGTGTGGATCGGAATGTTACTTGGAGGCGCTGCCAACAACCGTGCGGTCTTGGGAGGGCTCGCGGTTATCATGGGTCTTCGGCTGTTGTCGCGATTTGCACTTGATGTTGCACCAGTATCGGCTGATGCGTTTGCATCTATCCGACTCATCCTCATTGGAGTCATCTTGATACTGGTCATTCGCTATCGGCCAGCCGGAATTTGGGGAGATGCGAAAGAGCTGGGGGTCGATTCATGA
- a CDS encoding ABC transporter ATP-binding protein — MNLLEVENLVKEFGGLRALDHLSISVGREELVGVMGPNGAGKSTFFNCVSGVVHPDDGQITFDGKNVTGDSPEKLARTGMVRTFQHTRELETMTVRDNVRLAAPDQPGEHTIPALLHTDEMEKQEHAVRNRADELIETFELEHLADEYSSNLSGGQRKLLELARVLMLEPDLLLLDEPFAGVNPTLTREIADHIRALNEDGMTIILIEHELETLTELVDHLVVLEQGRLLVEGVPKEVLSDERVIEAYLGE; from the coding sequence ATGAACTTACTTGAGGTTGAGAACCTGGTCAAGGAATTCGGTGGCCTTCGCGCGCTTGACCACCTCTCAATTTCAGTTGGTCGAGAGGAACTCGTCGGTGTTATGGGTCCGAATGGTGCGGGAAAGTCGACGTTTTTCAACTGTGTTAGTGGCGTCGTCCACCCGGACGATGGTCAGATTACATTCGACGGGAAAAACGTCACTGGTGACTCCCCTGAAAAACTGGCCCGGACTGGAATGGTTCGTACCTTTCAGCACACTCGAGAACTGGAGACGATGACGGTTCGTGACAACGTACGGCTCGCAGCACCCGACCAACCTGGCGAACATACGATACCGGCGTTATTGCACACGGATGAGATGGAGAAACAAGAACACGCGGTTCGTAACCGGGCTGACGAACTGATCGAAACGTTCGAACTTGAACACCTCGCCGACGAGTACAGCAGCAACCTTTCAGGTGGTCAACGGAAATTACTGGAATTGGCTCGAGTATTAATGCTCGAACCGGATCTTCTCCTGCTGGATGAACCGTTCGCGGGAGTCAATCCCACGTTGACTCGTGAAATTGCAGATCATATTCGCGCTCTCAACGAGGATGGCATGACTATCATCCTCATTGAACACGAACTCGAGACCTTAACCGAACTGGTCGATCATCTGGTCGTCCTTGAACAGGGGCGCCTCCTCGTTGAGGGCGTCCCCAAGGAAGTACTGTCGGACGAGCGCGTCATTGAAGCGTATCTCGGAGAGTAA
- a CDS encoding ABC transporter ATP-binding protein, protein MTLLEVSQLDAGYGDLQILSDVDLHVEQGEYITIVGPNGAGKSTAMKAIFGLADRQGGSITFDGADITNLPPESVIHEGLSYVPQNENIFPSLTVTENLRLGAYILDDIPEERRQAIFDRFPILSQRLDQKAGSMSGGQQQMLAMGCALMLDPDLLLLDEPSAGLAPDLVTEMFDRIDAVNEAGTAILMVEQNAKQALRRCDRGYVLAQGENRYEGSGNELLGDEEVRRQFLGG, encoded by the coding sequence GTGACACTGCTCGAAGTCTCACAACTCGATGCTGGCTATGGTGACCTCCAGATACTCTCCGACGTCGACCTTCATGTCGAACAAGGAGAATATATTACTATTGTCGGTCCGAACGGTGCTGGTAAATCTACCGCAATGAAGGCCATCTTTGGCCTTGCCGACCGTCAAGGGGGATCTATCACCTTTGACGGTGCTGACATTACGAACCTTCCACCGGAATCAGTTATCCACGAGGGGCTGAGCTACGTTCCCCAGAACGAGAACATCTTTCCCTCACTGACTGTCACGGAGAATCTCCGACTCGGAGCATACATTCTCGATGATATCCCCGAAGAGCGGCGACAGGCCATCTTTGATCGCTTTCCGATTCTGTCCCAACGCCTCGACCAGAAGGCAGGATCCATGTCCGGTGGTCAGCAACAAATGCTTGCAATGGGCTGTGCACTGATGCTAGATCCAGACCTCCTGTTATTAGACGAACCCTCGGCTGGCCTCGCACCGGATCTTGTCACTGAGATGTTCGACCGCATTGACGCGGTCAATGAAGCTGGAACAGCTATCCTAATGGTCGAACAAAACGCAAAGCAAGCTCTTCGGCGTTGTGACCGCGGATACGTGCTGGCACAGGGTGAGAACCGCTACGAGGGCTCTGGAAACGAGCTACTCGGCGACGAAGAGGTTCGCCGGCAGTTCCTCGGTGGCTAA